The sequence GTCTGGGCTGGTGATGCGTTCTGTCAGCAACTGTGAGGACATTGGATCAGGTTCATAGCTATTCACTATTTCCTGCATCCAAGTAGGTTCAGAGGAGGTGATGGCATTAAGAGAAGACCCTTCAGATTCTAAATTTCTTCTAGATAGTGCATCTGTAACTCGATTATCcacctttttttttattgtacTTCATAATCCAGCCCTAGGATCTTAACAAGTCCCTTTTGCTGCGAGGCAGTTGTCACTTTCTGTTCAAGGAGGTATTTAAGGCTGTGATGATCAGTCTTGATAATAAAGTGACCCCCTTGTAAATAATGCCTCCATCTGTCCACGGCAGCTAAAACAACCATATATTCCTTCTCATATGTAGACAACCCCCAATGTTTAGGTGTAAGAGCCTTGCTGAAAAAGGCTAGTGGCCTACCCTCTTGCATGAGAACTGCACCAATGCCTCTGGAGCCTACTTGAGTGTCTGAAAGGCAGAATCTGCTTCTAGACACCATTCATAAGCAtttttcttgagtaaatttgtCAAGGGCTTACTAATGAGCCCATATGATCTAATGAACCTCCTGTAATACCCTGTAAGGCCCAAAATCCTCTCAAGGATTTAGGGGTGGGCCAATTCACCATTGCCTCAATTTTAGAGGGGTCAGTAGAAACCCCATCACTAGTAATAATATGCCCCAAGTACTCGACTTGAGACTGACAAAAGGCACATTTTGACCTTTTAGCAAACAACTTCTCCTTTCTTAAAATGCCCAAAACCTTCTTCAAATGTATAGTATGAGCATGAATGTCGGGACTGTAGGCTaagatatcataaaaaaaaactaacacaaacaGCCTCAAATAGTCTTGGAATATAGAGTTCATTAGGCTTTGGAAGGtggctggagcattagtcaagccaaatggcATAACCTTGAATTCATAGTGGCCTAAATGAGTTCTAAAGGATGTTTTGGGGATATCTGCTTCATTCATTCTTATTTGGTGGTAGCCAGccctaaggtctatcttggaaaatatATAAGAGCCATGCAATTCATCTAACAAATCATCAACCAAAGGTATAGGAAACTTGTCTTTAATAGTAAGTTTGTTTAATTCCCTATAGTCAATGCAGAATCGCCAACTTCCATCCTTCTTTTTAACTAGTAAAACAGAGGAGGAGAATGGGGAGTGACTGGGTTGAATGATACCACTGCTTAGCATTTCTTTGACTTgtttttcaatttcatttttctGAAAAAAGTTATATCTATATGGTCTGATACTTACAGGTGCTGCTTCAGGTTTGAGAGGGATAAAATGATCATGTTGTCTGCTTGTGGTAAAGTTTTAGGCTCCTCAAACACGTCCTCATGCTGTTGCAGTAACTCAGTGATCATTGGAGGTAATTCATTTGACTTCTTTTCCAAGTCCTCTGCGGTAATTGTGAACAAATGCCCCCAAACCTCCTTTCCCTTCTTGAACAGTTGTCTTAAGTGGCTCCCTGACATACTCTGTAATAAGGCCTTACTGTAGATTCCTCTTAACTCCACCCTTTTTCCATTGTGTGTTGCCTCAGCCTTGTAAGCCACAAAATCTAAGAGTACAGGGTTGTGTGCTCTCATCCAATCCACACCCAAAATCATATCAGATCCTCCCAGTTTAATCAACCTAAATGAGTCTTCAAATTCAATGCCTTGggggaatcttagtagcttagttggttagttacctaGACTCTCACCTTGTTGGTAagggttcgattccccacattgtaATACCCTCCCCCATTCCCCTTCCCCTAcccccaatttaaaaaaaataaaattcaatgcCCTGAATTTTCCACCTTAGCTTGGGGCAAGAGTATAAGCTCATCACTCTCCATTAGCCACCGTAACTCTCATAGGTCTGTCTTCCCTAACTACACAACCTATCAGTTTTGCAGTCTCCATATCCAAGAAACTATGGGTGCTTCCGGAGTTTAATAACATTGTCAAGACTCTTTTCTTGGCTGTCCCATTGAGTTTGATGGTGTTTGGGTCCTCAGTCCCTGATAAAGCATTCAGGCTAACGGCCTCATCTATAACCTCTGTATCTGGCAATTCATCAATGTTCTCTATCACCCCTGCTGCATTAACTGTTGATTCTTCTTCAACGCTTTCTATCACAGCTTATATGGTATTAAACTGCTTATTCTTACATTGATGGCCTTGGAACCACTTGTCTCCACATCTGTAGCATAGGTTGTGATTCCTTTTAACCCCCACGTGTGCATTTCCTCCATTTCCTGGTCCTCTTAACCAACCACCAGGAGTTTTGCAAGCAAGAGTGCTAGAGCCATAGCTCTGAGGTGGCCCCCTATTCCAAGGCCTTTTACCCTTGTTATTCCAACTATCAATCACCTTCTCCTGGTGTCTTGCCTTGTTGACCGCCTGAGTTAAAGTGAATGGACTTAACATTCGTACAGTGTGTTTAATGTCTTCCTTCAACCCTTCCACGAAAAATTCTAGGAAGAAACTTTCAGGAATAGTAGGGTTCCTAATCAACACCCCCActtttaattcttcaaatttctcTAAGTACTCGTTCACTGTACCCGTCTGTTCAATCTTCTTAAATTCTCCAATTAAAATGAGTTTACTGTTATTTGCGTCCTCAAATCTCTTGCATATTTCTTCACTATATTCTCGCCAACTAACTGTTCCGTTGCTTATATGATAGGAGAAAAACCATGATAGCCTTACCATTGAAGTGGAGGACAGCTGCATCAAGTTTATGCTGCGAATCCACAATGCCATTTATACTGGAAATTGCGTTCACACTTGCGCAACCATGAACAA comes from Capsicum annuum cultivar UCD-10X-F1 chromosome 2, UCD10Xv1.1, whole genome shotgun sequence and encodes:
- the LOC124896187 gene encoding uncharacterized protein LOC124896187 gives rise to the protein MILGVDWMRAHNPVLLDFVAYKAEATHNGKRVELRGIYSKALLQSMSGSHLRQLFKKGKEVWGHLFTITAEDLEKKSNELPPMITELLQQHEDVFEEPKTLPQADNMIILSLSNLKQHLSRFCLSDTQVGSRGIGAVLMQEGRPLAFFSKALTPKHWGLSTYEKEYMVVLAAVDRWRHYLQGGHFIIKTDHHSLKYLLEQKVTTASQQKGLVKILGLDYEEIVNSYEPDPMSSQLLTERITSPDSKQHYTLQQGVIRYKQRIFVGRGVDLGRKIFLALHAAPVGGHSGQMGTYKRVKNFFYWPK